The Miscanthus floridulus cultivar M001 chromosome 7, ASM1932011v1, whole genome shotgun sequence genome includes a region encoding these proteins:
- the LOC136465123 gene encoding secreted RxLR effector protein 161-like produces the protein MGSLRYLAHTQPDLTFSVGYVSRFMQRPTTEHQQAVKRIIRYVAGTLDHGLYCPRCPGAAHFVGYSDSDHASDIDTSKSTSGILFFLSKCLVSWQSVKQQVVALSSCETDKHIRVRYHFIRDCLEEWSIKASYINTKDQLADLLTKPLGRIKFFELCSRTGMVQLSHKTTHKT, from the exons atggggagccttcgctacctcgcccacacacagcCGGACTTGACATTCtctgtcggctacgttagtcggttcatgcagcgaccgacgacggagcaccagcaggctgtgaagaggatcatccgctacgttgcggggactctcgatcaCGGCCTCTACTgccctaggtgccctggggcagcacacttcgtcgggtacagcgacagcgaccacgccagcgacatcgacaccagcaagagcacgagcgggatcctttTCTTCCTcagcaagtgcctcgttagctggcagtcggtcaagcagcaggtggtggccctgtccagctgtgaGACCGA caagcacatccgggtgagataccacttcatccgagaCTGTTTGGAGGAatggagcatcaaggcgagctacatcaacaccaaggatcagcttgcggacctgctcaccaagccccttggaaGGATCAAGTTCTTTGAGCTCTGTtcgaggaccgggatggttcaactttctcacaagacgacgcacaagacttag